GCTCACGCCGCAGCCGGTGGCGAACACCAGCGTGGCCGACAGCAGGAGTGCGATTCGCCGGACCATAGGGGCCCGAATCTGACGCACCCCGGGCCCGGTTGCACGCGCCACGGCGGAACCCGGGGGTCTGGCGGACACTGACCCCGTCCCCGAGGTCGTGGAATGCGACATTCGCCGCACAAAGAAACATTGCGAAACGCGTCAGGGGCTGGCCATCCGGTAAGAAACGTGACGTGGCCGACGTCCGACTCCTCCGATTCCGCTCCGCCGTGCCCCTCGCGCTGGCCGTGCTGCTCACGGCGTGCGCCACCACCTCCAATCAGCCCACCGGTCCGAAGGTGAAGTCCCTGGACATCGAGGGGACGAAGCAGGTGGACGACGGGGACATCAAGGACCGCATCCTCACGTCCTCCACGCCCTGGTACGCGTTCTGGCCCTTCGGCAAGGCGCACTACTTCGACACCAACGCGTGGCAGGCGGACCTGCGCCGCATCGAGCGCTTCTACCAGGCGCAGGGCTTCTACCAGGCGCAGGTGGAGTCCAACGAGGTCATCCCCGAAGGCGACAAGGCCGTGCGCCTCAAGGTGGTGGTCAACGAGGGCGCGCCCACCGTCATCGACCGCGTCGAAACGCACGGCCTGGAGTCCCTGGGCGAAGGGCCGGACCAGCCCTCGCAGCGCGAGCGGGAGCGCGTCCTGGAGGAGCTGCCGGTCAGGACCGGCGACGTGTTCCGCGAGGAGACGTGGACGGCCACCAAGGAGCTGGTGCTCCAGCGGCTCAAGGACCTGGGGTACGCGGAGGCGGAGGTGGGCGGCGAGGTGCGCGTGGACGTGGCCACGCAGAAGGCCGTGGTGGACCTGCAGATCGCCCCGGGCCTGCGCTACCGCTTCGGCAACATCTTCATCGCCACGGACGCGAACCCGCAGGTGCCGCCCCGCCGCATCATCGAACAGGCGCAGGGCGCGGTCATCAAGGGCGCCTTCTTCAGCGAAGCGGCGCTGGCGGAGGCGCAGGCGCGCGTCTTCCGCATGGGCGTGTTCGGCGCGGTGAAGGTGAACCGGGGCGCGCCGGACCGGCAGAACGCCACGGTGCCGGTGGTGGTGGACGTGCGTGAGTCGCCCTTCCACTCGCTGCGGCTGGGCGGCGGTATCGGCGTGGACGCCGCGCGGCAGGAAGCCCGCGTGCTGGGGGAGTGGACCAACCGCAACTTCCGCGGCGGCCTGCGCAGGCTCACGCTGCGCGGGCGCGTGGGCTACGCGTTCATCCCCAACGTGCTGGCGGCCCTCCGGAACGATGAGGGCTCCCAGGAGGCCCCCGTCTTCACCTTCACCACGGAGTTCGAGCAGCCGCGCTTCCTCTTCCGAGACGTGGCCCTGCAGGCCTCCATCACCGCGGAGAAGGGCCTCCAGCAGGCCTATTCGTTCTACGGCGGCTACCTCAAGACGGGCGTCATCTGGACGCCCCACCCGTCCTTCTCCGTCTTCCCCTCGTACAACCTGCAGCTCTACCGGCTGACCGGGCAGGTGAACCTGGAGGAGGGCGTCCCGCCCATCACCCTCGGCTGCGTGAACACGAACGCCCAGGGCAAGTGCGACCAGGCGCTGAGCTTCCTGGAGGTGGCGTTCGCCTGGGACCGCCGGGACGACCGCACCGAGCCGCGCGACGGCTACTACGTGGGCTTCTCCATCCAGAAGGGCGGCGGCCCCTTCTTCGGGCAGTACGACTACGTCCGGCTGCTGCCGGACCTGCGCTACTACCACTCCATTGGCGAGAAGAAGGAGCTGACGCTCGCGGTGAAGGTGCGCGCGGGAACGCTGGACCCGGCGGGCGGCGGCCAGAGCTCCATCGTCACCCGCTTCTTCTCCGGCGGCGCCACCGCGATGCGCGGCTTCAACGGCCAGCGGCTGTCCCCCATGACGCCGCTCCCGCCGACCTACAAGAAGGACGACGACGGCAACGTCCTGCTGGACGCGAACGGCAACCCCATCCTGGATTCCTGGGACACCGTGCCCGTGGGCGGTAACAGCCTCTTCGAGACCGCCGTGGAGCTGCGCTACATGCTCACGGACAGCCTGATGCTCGCCATCTTCTATGACTCCGGCCTCGTAGGCACGGAGGCGCTGTTCGGCAAGAACTCCGCCAGGCTGTTCGGTCCCGAGCACTACCACGCGGTGGGCGCCGGCCTGCGCTACCTCACGGTGGTGGGCCCCATCCGACTGGACCTTGCCCGGCGCTTGAACATCGGGCGGGGATTGCCCGTCAGCGATCCCGGATACATCTATCCGTCCTCGGGTGGATGCCTGGGCTTCGGACGCAAGTTCGACAAGGCCTCGACGTCCGCGGATGCAGCGTACGCGGGCGCCCCGGAAGGGCTCTGCGCGGTCCATATCTCCATCGGAGAGGCGTTTTGAGCGAACCCACGACCCCCGCCCCCTCCGCCCCGCCCCACCGGCGCAAGCGCTGGGGACAGCGGCTGTTGTGGGGGCTGCTTGGCCTGCTGGGGCTCATCGTCCTGCTGGTGGCGGGCGTGCTCGTGTACGCCACCAGTCCCGGTGGCTCCGCCCGCATCGCCCGCTTCGGCGTGGACCTGGCGAACAAGCAGTTCGCCGGCCGGCTGGAGCTGGGCGGGTTCGACCTGGACTTCAACGGCGCGGTCCTCACCGGCATCAAGCTGTACACGCCGGAAGGCGACCTGGCGGCGGAGATCGCCCGCGTGGAGGCGCGGCTGAACCTGTCGCCGCTG
The sequence above is drawn from the Corallococcus sp. NCRR genome and encodes:
- a CDS encoding BamA/OMP85 family outer membrane protein, with amino-acid sequence MADVRLLRFRSAVPLALAVLLTACATTSNQPTGPKVKSLDIEGTKQVDDGDIKDRILTSSTPWYAFWPFGKAHYFDTNAWQADLRRIERFYQAQGFYQAQVESNEVIPEGDKAVRLKVVVNEGAPTVIDRVETHGLESLGEGPDQPSQRERERVLEELPVRTGDVFREETWTATKELVLQRLKDLGYAEAEVGGEVRVDVATQKAVVDLQIAPGLRYRFGNIFIATDANPQVPPRRIIEQAQGAVIKGAFFSEAALAEAQARVFRMGVFGAVKVNRGAPDRQNATVPVVVDVRESPFHSLRLGGGIGVDAARQEARVLGEWTNRNFRGGLRRLTLRGRVGYAFIPNVLAALRNDEGSQEAPVFTFTTEFEQPRFLFRDVALQASITAEKGLQQAYSFYGGYLKTGVIWTPHPSFSVFPSYNLQLYRLTGQVNLEEGVPPITLGCVNTNAQGKCDQALSFLEVAFAWDRRDDRTEPRDGYYVGFSIQKGGGPFFGQYDYVRLLPDLRYYHSIGEKKELTLAVKVRAGTLDPAGGGQSSIVTRFFSGGATAMRGFNGQRLSPMTPLPPTYKKDDDGNVLLDANGNPILDSWDTVPVGGNSLFETAVELRYMLTDSLMLAIFYDSGLVGTEALFGKNSARLFGPEHYHAVGAGLRYLTVVGPIRLDLARRLNIGRGLPVSDPGYIYPSSGGCLGFGRKFDKASTSADAAYAGAPEGLCAVHISIGEAF